The following proteins are encoded in a genomic region of Spirosoma sp. SC4-14:
- a CDS encoding gluconate 2-dehydrogenase subunit 3 family protein: protein MQRRSAIKNVALAFGGLISLPAWASGWTPDSIGTVSTLLPTEEDLLADIVETIIPETSTPGAKSLKVHQFVMRMIQDCYGEPAQTGLKQGLVVVDDTAKQAYSKAFADCDSMQRLDTLTKLASLPDPLGKQFVDMVKNLTIQGYTSSEYYMVNQLKFNMAPGFYHGCVPISN from the coding sequence ATGCAAAGACGTTCCGCTATAAAAAATGTAGCGTTGGCTTTCGGCGGCCTGATTAGCCTTCCGGCCTGGGCATCGGGCTGGACACCGGATTCAATAGGAACCGTTTCGACCTTATTACCCACCGAAGAAGATCTCTTGGCCGACATCGTGGAGACAATAATTCCGGAAACCAGTACGCCCGGTGCTAAATCGCTAAAGGTGCATCAGTTTGTGATGCGAATGATTCAGGATTGCTATGGCGAACCCGCCCAAACCGGATTAAAACAGGGCCTTGTAGTAGTGGATGATACGGCTAAACAAGCCTACTCGAAAGCATTTGCCGACTGCGACTCGATGCAACGGCTGGACACGCTGACGAAACTGGCTTCCCTTCCCGATCCTCTTGGCAAACAATTTGTCGACATGGTGAAAAATCTGACCATTCAGGGCTACACCAGTTCGGAATATTATATGGTTAATCAACTGAAATTCAATATGGCACCGGGTTTCTACCATGGCTGCGTACCTATATCAAATTAG